Proteins from one Nicotiana tabacum cultivar K326 chromosome 23, ASM71507v2, whole genome shotgun sequence genomic window:
- the LOC107778175 gene encoding transcription factor MYB41 produces the protein MGRTPCCDKNGLKKGPWTPEEDQKLIEYIQVHGPGNWRNLPKNAGLQRCGKSCRLRWTNYLRPDIRRGRFSFEEEETIIQLHSVFGNKWSAIAARLPGRTDNEIKNYWNTHIRKRLLRMGIDPVTHRPRLDFLDLSSLLNSTQLNFSSLLGLQALVNPEILKLANSLLVSQTENPELLLQKIQENQLLNGQLQNSQGPNILNNQTSIFQYNNQLHNQVPEIPNCTPNVSCSSSHQSMNGPIFQENMMLPLQYYSNYSASDASENSTFRSLNSSSNPNSQNFSFDTPLSSGIEEEKESYCSNFMRFEIPESLDFDDLL, from the exons atgGGAAGAACACCATGTTGTGATAAAAATGGACTGAAGAAAGGTCCATGGACTCCAGAGGAAGATCAAAAACTCATTGAGTATATTCAAGTTCATGGCCCTGGAAACTGGAGAAATCTCCCCAAGAATGCTG GACTACAAAGGTGTGGCAAGAGTTGTCGTCTTCGATGGACTAATTATTTGAGACCTGATATTAGGAGAGGAAGATTCtcctttgaagaagaagaaactatTATCCAACTTCACAGTGTTTTTGGCAACAA GTGGTCAGCAATAGCGGCTCGTTTGCCAGGAAGAACAGATAATGAAATCAAAAATTACTGGAATACACACATTAGAAAAAGGCTTTTGAGAATGGGCATTGATCCAGTAACACACAGACCTCGTCTTGATTTCTTAGATTTATCATCACTTCTCAACTCAACTCAGCTTAATTTTTCCAGCTTACTTGGATTACAAGCACTCGTAAACCCTGAAATATTAAAACTTGCAAATTCCCTTTTAGTATCCCAAACTGAAAATCCAGAATTGTTATTACAAAAAATTCAAGAAAACCAGTTATTGAATGGacaacttcaaaactctcaaGGGCCAAATATTCTAAATAATCAGACCTCTATCTTCCAATATAATAATCAACTCCACAACCAAGTTCCTGAAATTCCAAATTGCACCCCAAATGTTTCATGTTCTTCTTCTCATCAGTCCATGAATGGCCCAATATTCCAAGAAAATATGATGCTACCTCTACAATACTATAGTAATTATTCTGCGTCTGATGCATCTGAAAATTCAACGTTTCGGTCCCTAAACAGCAGCAGCAATCCGAATAGTCAGAATTTTAGCTTTGATACACCTTTGTCGTCGGGCAttgaagaagagaaagagagTTATTGCAGTAATTTCATGAGGTTTGAAATTCCAGAGAGTTTAGATTTTGATGATttactgtaa